The Aureitalea marina genome includes a window with the following:
- a CDS encoding glycerol-3-phosphate dehydrogenase/oxidase, producing MNREEQLLQLSNCDQWDFIVIGGGASGLGAAVDAASRGFKTVLFEGVDFAKGTSSRSTKLVHGGVRYLAQGDIGLVREALKERGVLAQNAGHLFQNQEFVIPTYSHRQKWFYGIGLKVYDWLSLGWSLGRSRLMGRSQVSKLLPNIRKDGLNGGVLYRDGQFDDARLALNLAQTAIEAGGTVINYMKVIDFLKDDDRKICGVRVQDMESGAQHEVRSRVVINATGVFSNKILKMDDRKANEIRVVPSQGIHLVVDASFLGADQALMIPKTTDGRVLFAIPWHGRTLLGTTDTLIKKPSYEPEARKEEIDFILENAGQYLEKAPQRSDVLSVFAGLRPLVAPKKDKENTKEISRGHKILTSPSGLITILGGKWTTYRSMGRELIDKALHIHDLRREPSNSRQIGIHGNPNGRELPLDPRLRVYGQDAFSIQEMEKAEPESAQRLHPYYPYTKAQLIWAVNREMARTVEDFLARRIRLLFLDAEAAIQAAPLVSQIMAQQLNKEQDWVEQQLRDFTKLAKGYQLEH from the coding sequence ATGAATAGGGAGGAACAACTTCTGCAGTTATCGAACTGCGATCAATGGGACTTCATTGTGATCGGTGGAGGAGCCAGCGGATTGGGTGCTGCCGTAGATGCCGCCTCACGGGGTTTTAAAACGGTCTTGTTTGAAGGAGTTGATTTTGCCAAAGGTACATCGAGTCGTAGTACCAAGTTGGTCCATGGTGGAGTTCGATATTTGGCCCAAGGAGACATCGGATTGGTCCGAGAGGCGCTAAAAGAGAGAGGTGTATTGGCTCAAAACGCCGGTCATCTTTTTCAGAATCAAGAGTTCGTCATTCCAACCTACTCGCATCGACAGAAATGGTTCTATGGGATAGGACTTAAAGTATACGATTGGTTGTCTCTTGGATGGAGCCTTGGTCGATCCAGATTGATGGGTAGAAGCCAGGTTTCAAAATTGCTACCGAACATTCGCAAAGATGGTCTGAACGGGGGAGTGTTATACAGGGACGGACAATTTGATGATGCCCGTCTTGCATTGAACCTTGCTCAGACGGCCATTGAGGCCGGTGGTACTGTGATCAATTATATGAAAGTCATCGATTTCCTTAAAGATGATGACCGGAAGATCTGCGGTGTACGGGTCCAGGATATGGAATCTGGGGCGCAACACGAGGTGAGATCTCGGGTAGTGATCAATGCAACCGGAGTTTTCAGTAATAAGATTCTGAAAATGGACGACAGAAAGGCCAATGAGATCCGGGTGGTACCCAGTCAGGGGATTCACCTAGTAGTAGATGCCTCTTTTCTTGGAGCTGATCAGGCCCTTATGATTCCTAAGACGACTGACGGGCGGGTGCTTTTTGCTATACCTTGGCATGGTCGAACCTTACTGGGGACCACAGATACCTTGATCAAGAAACCGAGTTATGAGCCCGAGGCCAGGAAGGAAGAGATCGATTTTATATTGGAAAATGCAGGGCAATATCTGGAGAAAGCCCCGCAGCGGTCTGATGTATTGTCCGTATTTGCTGGATTAAGACCATTGGTTGCTCCCAAAAAGGATAAAGAGAATACCAAAGAGATTTCCAGGGGCCATAAGATATTAACTTCTCCATCCGGTTTGATTACCATTTTGGGGGGCAAGTGGACCACTTATCGCTCCATGGGCAGGGAGTTAATCGATAAAGCTCTCCACATTCATGACCTCAGGAGGGAGCCTTCCAACTCAAGGCAAATTGGGATCCATGGTAATCCAAATGGCCGGGAGTTACCATTAGATCCCAGACTGAGGGTCTATGGTCAGGATGCCTTTAGTATACAGGAAATGGAGAAAGCGGAACCAGAAAGTGCGCAGCGCCTTCATCCCTATTATCCTTATACCAAGGCCCAGCTTATTTGGGCCGTCAATCGTGAGATGGCAAGAACGGTCGAAGATTTCCTTGCCCGAAGGATTCGTTTGCTTTTTTTGGATGCCGAAGCGGCCATTCAGGCGGCGCCTCTGGTTTCCCAGATAATGGCGCAACAGTTGAACAAAGAGCAGGATTGGGTAGAGCAGCAGCTCAGGGATTTCACTAAATTGGCCAAGGGCTACCAATTAGAACATTAA
- the glpK gene encoding glycerol kinase GlpK has translation MQEQLVLAIDQGTTSSRTLIFNRKGDIVSQAQQDFEQLFPHEGWVEHDPLAIWDSQLKTMKQSISQLDLTSKRIAAIGITNQRETTLVWDRQTGKPVYNAIVWQDRRTAGYCNELRKAGHADMIQEKTGLILDAYFSATKLKWILDQQPGLRDRAKAGELCFGTVDTWLIWNLTGGTNFVTDTSNASRTMLFNIHQLNWDQELLDLFDIPVAILPEVRESSEVYGKTLADLFGEAIPIAGIAGDQQAALFGQLCWEKGMLKNTYGTGCFMLMNTGTEPVLSQNKLLTTVAWTIGGVTHYALEGSVFIAGAAVQWVRDGLKLIDHSPQIEDLARSVPDNGGMYFVPALTGLAAPYWDPYARGSVFGITRGSTLGHFARATLEGIAFQVYDIVQAMEGDAQTSGVEFRVDGGASANNLLMQFQADICQFPVVRPKVVETTAMGAAFLAGLAAGYWEDKGHLSQQWEVDTRFDPQKEAPEVEGLLTGWEKAVERSRQWMDSES, from the coding sequence ATGCAAGAACAGCTAGTATTGGCCATCGACCAAGGAACCACCTCCTCCCGAACCCTGATCTTTAATCGTAAAGGAGATATTGTTTCCCAGGCACAACAGGATTTTGAACAACTTTTTCCTCATGAAGGCTGGGTGGAACACGATCCGCTTGCGATTTGGGATTCCCAGTTGAAGACCATGAAGCAGTCTATTTCCCAGTTGGACCTGACTTCAAAAAGGATAGCCGCTATTGGTATTACCAACCAGCGGGAGACTACCTTGGTCTGGGATCGGCAGACCGGTAAGCCGGTATACAATGCCATTGTCTGGCAGGACAGAAGGACAGCCGGTTACTGTAATGAACTCAGAAAAGCAGGTCATGCGGATATGATTCAGGAAAAAACTGGCCTAATACTGGACGCTTATTTTTCTGCTACTAAGCTGAAATGGATATTGGATCAGCAACCTGGATTAAGAGATCGGGCTAAGGCTGGCGAACTGTGTTTTGGAACAGTTGATACCTGGCTGATCTGGAACCTTACTGGAGGAACAAACTTTGTGACCGACACCTCCAATGCCAGCAGGACCATGCTATTCAACATACACCAGCTGAATTGGGACCAGGAGCTGTTAGATCTGTTTGACATCCCCGTAGCCATTCTGCCAGAAGTAAGAGAATCCAGCGAAGTTTACGGAAAAACCCTGGCTGATTTATTCGGAGAGGCCATCCCGATTGCAGGAATTGCTGGGGATCAGCAAGCTGCCTTGTTTGGTCAACTGTGCTGGGAGAAAGGAATGCTTAAAAATACCTACGGCACAGGTTGTTTTATGCTCATGAATACCGGAACCGAGCCTGTCTTGTCACAAAATAAATTATTAACCACCGTAGCCTGGACCATAGGAGGAGTTACCCATTACGCTCTCGAAGGAAGTGTCTTTATAGCAGGGGCCGCCGTACAGTGGGTAAGGGATGGGCTCAAACTGATCGATCACTCACCTCAGATCGAGGATTTGGCGCGGTCTGTTCCTGATAATGGAGGCATGTACTTTGTACCAGCCCTGACGGGCTTGGCGGCACCGTATTGGGATCCATACGCCAGGGGCAGTGTCTTTGGAATCACTCGCGGATCTACGCTGGGGCATTTTGCCCGGGCAACATTGGAAGGTATAGCCTTCCAGGTGTATGATATTGTGCAGGCTATGGAAGGAGATGCGCAGACCTCCGGTGTAGAGTTTAGGGTAGATGGTGGAGCCTCGGCAAACAATTTATTGATGCAATTCCAGGCAGATATCTGCCAGTTTCCGGTAGTACGACCAAAGGTAGTAGAAACCACAGCCATGGGAGCGGCCTTTCTGGCTGGTTTAGCCGCAGGTTATTGGGAAGATAAAGGGCATCTAAGCCAGCAATGGGAGGTGGATACCCGCTTCGATCCCCAGAAGGAAGCACCGGAAGTAGAGGGGTTGTTGACCGGTTGGGAGAAAGCTGTAGAAAGAAGTCGTCAATGGATGGACTCCGAAAGTTAA
- a CDS encoding quinone-dependent dihydroorotate dehydrogenase translates to MYRSVIRPILFRFDPERVHYFSFSSIRWMHRLGLGWLFRSLYQVNDKRLEREVFGLRFPNPVGLAAGMDKDATLFNELGNMGFGFIEIGTLTPKPQAGNPKKRLFRLKPDQGIINRMGFNNSGVEAAAERLKKNKGVLIGGNIGKNKTTPNEQATSDYEICFEALFEHVDYFVVNVSSPNTPNLRALQDKEPLTRLLQTLQQKNSAKESPKPILLKIAPDLTDEQLLDIIDIVNTTGIAGVIATNTTISREGLKSENKKEAGGLSGKPLTNRSTEVIRFLHQNSSGSFPIIGVGGIHTAQDALDKLEAGASLVQLYTGFVYEGPGLIKRINKTLLTA, encoded by the coding sequence ATGTATCGATCCGTTATCCGTCCAATTCTCTTTCGCTTTGATCCTGAGCGTGTTCATTATTTTTCTTTCTCATCTATCCGTTGGATGCACCGTTTGGGCCTTGGGTGGTTGTTCAGATCACTCTATCAGGTCAATGACAAGCGGCTAGAGCGGGAAGTTTTCGGGCTAAGATTTCCCAATCCTGTTGGTTTGGCAGCCGGGATGGATAAGGATGCGACCCTCTTCAATGAATTGGGCAATATGGGCTTCGGTTTTATCGAGATCGGAACCTTGACCCCCAAACCGCAAGCGGGTAATCCGAAGAAGCGACTTTTTCGATTGAAGCCAGACCAGGGGATCATCAACCGTATGGGCTTTAATAATTCCGGGGTAGAGGCCGCCGCAGAACGGCTTAAAAAGAACAAGGGTGTACTGATAGGAGGAAACATAGGTAAGAATAAGACAACTCCCAACGAGCAGGCGACCTCGGATTATGAGATCTGTTTTGAGGCCTTATTTGAACACGTGGACTATTTTGTGGTCAATGTGAGCTCTCCCAACACTCCCAATCTGCGGGCACTGCAAGATAAAGAACCCTTGACCCGTCTTTTGCAGACCTTGCAGCAAAAGAATAGCGCGAAAGAAAGTCCAAAACCAATCTTATTGAAGATAGCACCAGACCTTACCGATGAGCAATTACTGGACATCATCGATATAGTAAATACAACCGGAATTGCAGGTGTAATTGCTACCAATACCACGATCTCTAGAGAAGGGCTGAAGTCTGAGAATAAGAAGGAGGCCGGTGGCCTCAGCGGAAAACCATTGACCAATCGTTCTACCGAAGTGATCCGTTTTCTGCATCAAAACAGCTCAGGCAGTTTTCCCATCATTGGAGTAGGAGGGATTCACACCGCCCAAGATGCATTGGACAAGCTAGAAGCAGGCGCTAGCCTTGTTCAGCTCTACACCGGTTTTGTCTATGAGGGACCCGGACTGATCAAAAGGATCAACAAGACTTTACTTACTGCTTAA
- a CDS encoding spondin domain-containing protein, which translates to MKRSLLLSLFALTAYLSDAQTAAEYTVTFTSNWSQAAHPHSSGNLPGGAHWSRLVGATHNDGGLFLEMGGLATPGIEDIAELGNNTLFFEEVDDAIQAGWADKSINGPDLDTSLGQMQIDDLVVSSDFPLLTLASMIAPSPDWMIAVNGISLLDEQGDWVDQIEINLYAYDAGTDSGPDYTSPNMNTDPAEPISSLQAVVPFSNEKIGTLTVSLNTILDLDDTQTKAVRLYPNPVTDVLRISGSNIREVEIYNALGSLIRSVRADNAEQVISMEDDPAGLYLVRLTTNDNRVSTHKIIKQ; encoded by the coding sequence ATGAAAAGATCACTACTTCTATCACTTTTCGCTCTCACCGCATATCTATCGGATGCTCAGACAGCAGCCGAATACACCGTAACCTTTACCAGCAACTGGTCCCAGGCAGCTCACCCGCACAGCAGTGGTAATCTACCCGGTGGTGCTCATTGGTCCAGACTGGTTGGTGCGACCCATAATGATGGAGGCTTATTCCTTGAAATGGGCGGTCTGGCAACCCCAGGCATTGAGGATATTGCCGAATTGGGAAATAACACCTTATTCTTTGAAGAGGTTGACGATGCCATTCAAGCCGGATGGGCCGATAAAAGCATCAACGGACCAGACCTGGATACTAGTCTGGGGCAAATGCAGATCGATGACCTGGTGGTATCTTCTGACTTCCCATTATTGACCCTTGCATCCATGATCGCTCCTAGCCCGGATTGGATGATCGCAGTCAATGGCATATCCCTACTAGATGAGCAAGGAGATTGGGTCGATCAGATCGAGATCAATCTTTACGCCTATGATGCAGGTACGGACAGTGGCCCGGATTATACATCCCCAAATATGAATACGGATCCAGCAGAACCCATTAGTAGTCTGCAAGCGGTAGTTCCATTCTCCAACGAGAAGATCGGGACCTTGACGGTGTCTTTAAATACCATACTTGATTTGGACGACACTCAAACTAAAGCTGTACGACTATATCCCAATCCGGTAACCGATGTCCTTCGCATCAGTGGATCCAATATCCGTGAGGTTGAAATTTATAATGCACTTGGAAGTTTGATCAGGTCGGTCAGAGCCGACAATGCTGAGCAAGTCATTTCCATGGAAGACGACCCGGCAGGACTCTACCTGGTCAGGCTGACAACCAACGACAATCGCGTCAGTACGCACAAGATCATTAAGCAGTAA
- a CDS encoding heme-binding domain-containing protein, with protein MNKYIRYFLWLALIALIVIQFFRPEKNIAGYEAVAAFETETRPGDAVRGILKENCYDCHSNHTNYPWYAEIAPVSFWLDDHVRHGKGDFNVSNWESYSAKKKDHKLEELIEEVKGGHMPLDSYTWVHGKLSDDEKDLLLQWATVARMAYQQELKVSSK; from the coding sequence ATGAATAAGTATATCCGTTATTTTCTATGGCTGGCTCTTATTGCACTGATCGTTATTCAATTCTTTCGTCCGGAAAAGAACATTGCGGGTTACGAGGCGGTCGCTGCCTTTGAGACCGAAACCCGTCCAGGTGACGCTGTTCGGGGAATATTAAAAGAGAACTGTTATGACTGTCACAGCAATCACACGAATTACCCGTGGTATGCGGAGATCGCACCCGTGAGCTTTTGGTTAGACGACCACGTCCGTCATGGCAAAGGAGATTTCAATGTGTCTAACTGGGAGTCCTATTCGGCGAAGAAGAAGGACCACAAACTAGAGGAATTGATCGAAGAGGTCAAGGGTGGTCATATGCCACTTGACTCCTACACTTGGGTGCACGGTAAATTATCTGATGACGAAAAGGATTTACTTCTTCAATGGGCGACTGTGGCCCGGATGGCCTATCAACAAGAGTTAAAGGTGTCATCTAAATAG
- a CDS encoding DUF4856 domain-containing protein, producing MNNSLLFALIATTILASCSSDDDNNIIEPDPPAVVAPATYSFDRDGESTVSYSGQTTRILMGEELIDAFLDFDNSTEERLMSMFAHEEGNADFDNTDLNSSDKSIRSKTAASRDYFSANASESALIKADFEGWISGQIDEVFPNEDTLAAPGVAGQIADGESTRYVNGDGFEFNQVFGKALIGGLMADQMLNNYLGTAVLDEADNIDNNDNEIVADGKSYTTMEHKWDEAYGYLFGASENGASPLATLGSDDSFLNKYIGRVDGDADFNGIGQAIYDALKLGRAAIVAKDYTLRDEQANIVRQLVSEAIAIRTVYYLQQGKNAIENDNLGTAFHDLSEGLGFIYSLRFTQNPLTGQSFFNRAEVEDMIEQLLQGENGLWTVTPATLDAVSEQIAAPFGFTVEQAGSTN from the coding sequence ATGAACAACAGCTTGCTTTTCGCCCTAATCGCTACTACCATTTTAGCGTCTTGTTCTTCCGATGACGACAACAATATAATTGAACCGGATCCGCCAGCCGTAGTAGCTCCGGCAACCTATTCATTTGACCGCGATGGAGAATCAACGGTATCATACAGCGGTCAAACTACCCGAATCCTGATGGGGGAAGAATTGATCGATGCCTTCCTTGATTTTGACAATTCTACAGAAGAACGTCTAATGAGTATGTTTGCTCACGAAGAGGGAAATGCCGATTTCGATAATACAGATCTTAACAGTTCCGACAAAAGCATCAGGAGTAAAACAGCTGCCTCGCGTGACTATTTTAGCGCGAATGCTTCAGAATCCGCCTTGATCAAAGCCGATTTTGAAGGCTGGATCAGTGGACAGATCGATGAGGTTTTCCCTAACGAGGATACATTGGCGGCACCTGGTGTTGCTGGTCAAATTGCCGATGGCGAGAGCACTCGATACGTGAACGGAGATGGATTCGAATTCAATCAGGTATTCGGAAAGGCCCTGATCGGGGGATTGATGGCCGATCAGATGCTGAACAACTACTTGGGGACGGCTGTACTGGATGAGGCGGACAACATTGATAATAATGATAATGAAATCGTTGCGGATGGTAAATCGTATACCACCATGGAGCACAAATGGGACGAGGCATACGGTTATCTTTTTGGAGCCTCCGAGAATGGAGCTAGTCCTTTAGCAACCCTGGGAAGTGACGATAGCTTTCTGAATAAATATATTGGAAGAGTAGACGGTGATGCTGATTTCAACGGAATTGGCCAGGCAATTTATGACGCCCTCAAGTTGGGCCGTGCTGCAATCGTTGCAAAGGATTATACCCTCAGAGATGAGCAGGCCAATATCGTTCGTCAATTGGTTTCGGAAGCCATTGCTATCCGTACAGTGTATTACTTACAACAAGGTAAGAATGCAATCGAAAACGACAATTTGGGAACGGCCTTCCACGATCTTTCAGAAGGTTTAGGGTTTATTTATAGCCTGAGATTCACTCAGAATCCGCTTACTGGTCAGTCTTTCTTTAACCGCGCCGAGGTCGAAGATATGATCGAACAATTACTTCAGGGAGAGAATGGACTCTGGACAGTTACACCAGCCACACTGGATGCTGTTTCTGAGCAAATTGCCGCCCCCTTTGGTTTTACTGTGGAACAAGCCGGCAGCACCAATTAA
- a CDS encoding imelysin family protein has product MKKNIVWILFFGFLLACSSGDDTPSNDNNDDNGQNNNDNNDNGTSFDRGALLVNWADNIIVPAFENFKAAADGLNQSANAFSQDASSSNLEALRSSWYDALVAFQSVSIFEIGEAESIRFRNRVNIYPADPSQIEENIQSASYDLALPSNNDAQGFQALDYLLYASAADNDAILNRFQTEADLMDYLQDLTQTISDLTAAVLADWQGGFRDSFVANTASSASGSVDKLTNDFMFYYEKALRAGKVGIPAGVFSTEPLPDRVEVYYQRDSSRELALIALQEAQDFFNGRAFNGNATGSSLKSYLDFLNTIKNGEDLSQLINDQFDIARLSIEGLNTNFVQQIQDDNAKMLGAYDELQRNVVLMKVDMMQALDISIDYVDADGD; this is encoded by the coding sequence ATGAAAAAGAACATTGTTTGGATCCTATTCTTTGGATTTCTGTTAGCCTGTTCTTCAGGGGACGATACCCCTTCGAACGACAACAACGATGATAACGGGCAAAATAATAACGACAATAATGACAACGGCACCTCTTTCGACAGGGGTGCTTTGTTGGTCAATTGGGCGGATAATATCATCGTTCCCGCATTTGAAAATTTCAAAGCAGCAGCTGATGGATTGAATCAATCTGCAAATGCATTTTCTCAGGACGCCAGTAGCTCTAATTTGGAAGCCCTAAGATCGTCGTGGTATGACGCTCTGGTTGCATTCCAATCTGTTTCCATATTCGAAATTGGGGAGGCGGAATCGATCCGCTTTAGAAATAGAGTAAACATATATCCTGCGGACCCCAGCCAGATAGAAGAGAATATTCAATCTGCTAGTTACGATCTTGCGTTGCCTTCTAACAATGATGCTCAAGGCTTCCAAGCCTTGGACTATCTGCTTTATGCGTCAGCTGCAGATAATGACGCCATTTTGAATCGATTCCAGACTGAGGCCGATTTGATGGATTATCTCCAGGATTTGACCCAGACCATTTCTGATCTGACAGCTGCTGTGTTAGCAGATTGGCAGGGCGGCTTCCGAGACAGTTTTGTTGCCAATACGGCCAGTTCCGCCAGTGGTTCGGTAGACAAACTTACCAACGATTTCATGTTCTATTACGAGAAAGCTTTACGTGCAGGAAAGGTTGGTATCCCTGCTGGTGTATTCTCTACCGAACCTCTCCCGGATCGAGTAGAGGTTTACTATCAACGGGATTCCTCCAGGGAATTGGCGTTGATCGCTTTGCAGGAAGCCCAGGATTTTTTCAACGGCCGTGCGTTTAATGGGAATGCCACAGGATCTAGTTTGAAGTCCTATCTGGATTTTCTGAATACCATCAAGAATGGAGAGGACCTAAGTCAATTGATCAATGATCAGTTTGACATTGCCAGGTTGAGCATTGAAGGGCTGAATACCAACTTCGTTCAGCAAATACAGGACGACAACGCTAAGATGTTGGGAGCCTATGATGAGCTACAGCGCAATGTGGTCCTGATGAAGGTCGATATGATGCAAGCACTGGATATTAGTATCGATTATGTAGACGCCGACGGCGACTAA
- a CDS encoding HTTM domain-containing protein yields the protein MLERYKTYLNQSTEAAPLAVFRILFGVMMLASIIRFVANGWVRKLYIDPQWHFTFFGFEWARPLGEATYILFVICGLAAILVALGYKYRLAITIFFLSFTYIELMDKTTYLNHYYFISCLSFLMIFLPANRYFALDANTRPECASRLVPRWSVVSVQLMLGIVYFYAGLAKLNSDWLLEAMPLKIWLPARYDLPLLGDLMQQPWVHYAFSWAGAIYDLTISFLLLNKRTRLFAFGLVVIFHVLTRVLFPIGMFPYIMIVSSLIFFSPAFHQRILGVLSSLIQFDLPKWDSGLYGRILPSGSSWKKKLIIGFFAFQLLFPWRYLLYPGELFWTEEGYRFSWRVMLMEKAGYAQFKVVDGVNGNSFIVDNSDFLTPFQEKQMSFQPDFILEYAHKLGRHFEAQGHRQVQIYVESYVALNGRLSQPYIDPDVDLMQQKESLKHKTWILPFNDEIKGL from the coding sequence ATGCTGGAACGATATAAAACATATTTGAATCAGTCTACGGAGGCCGCACCACTTGCGGTCTTTCGTATTCTATTTGGTGTGATGATGTTGGCCAGTATCATCCGCTTTGTTGCCAATGGTTGGGTGCGTAAACTCTATATAGACCCCCAATGGCATTTCACTTTCTTTGGCTTCGAATGGGCCAGGCCATTGGGAGAGGCCACTTACATCCTGTTTGTTATCTGTGGGCTTGCCGCTATTCTGGTTGCCCTGGGATATAAGTATCGCTTGGCGATAACGATCTTCTTCCTCAGCTTTACCTATATCGAGTTGATGGATAAGACCACTTATCTGAATCACTATTATTTCATCAGTTGCCTGAGTTTTCTAATGATCTTTCTACCGGCCAATCGCTACTTTGCTTTGGATGCAAATACCAGGCCGGAGTGCGCGAGCCGGTTGGTTCCCCGATGGAGTGTAGTATCTGTACAACTGATGCTGGGAATTGTCTATTTCTATGCCGGTTTGGCCAAGCTGAACAGCGACTGGTTGTTGGAGGCCATGCCCTTGAAGATCTGGCTTCCGGCGCGCTACGATTTACCGTTGTTGGGAGATTTGATGCAGCAGCCATGGGTTCATTATGCGTTTAGCTGGGCAGGTGCTATTTATGACCTTACTATTTCCTTTTTATTACTGAACAAAAGAACCAGGTTATTCGCATTTGGTCTTGTAGTCATCTTTCATGTGCTAACCCGGGTTTTATTTCCCATTGGCATGTTCCCATATATCATGATCGTGAGTTCGCTAATTTTCTTCAGTCCAGCTTTTCACCAGCGGATTCTCGGAGTTCTTTCGAGCTTGATCCAATTTGATCTGCCCAAATGGGACAGTGGTTTGTATGGTCGTATTCTGCCTTCTGGCTCAAGTTGGAAAAAGAAACTGATTATCGGATTTTTTGCCTTCCAGTTGTTGTTTCCGTGGCGCTATTTGCTTTATCCCGGCGAACTGTTTTGGACAGAGGAAGGCTATCGGTTCTCTTGGCGGGTCATGTTGATGGAAAAGGCTGGGTATGCTCAATTCAAGGTTGTTGATGGGGTTAATGGCAACAGTTTTATTGTAGATAACTCGGACTTTTTGACTCCCTTTCAGGAGAAGCAAATGAGTTTTCAGCCGGATTTTATCCTGGAATATGCACACAAGTTGGGCAGGCACTTTGAAGCCCAGGGTCATAGGCAAGTTCAGATCTACGTTGAGTCCTACGTGGCGCTAAACGGCCGCTTAAGTCAACCCTATATCGATCCGGATGTCGATCTGATGCAGCAAAAAGAATCACTGAAACACAAAACCTGGATATTACCTTTTAACGATGAGATCAAAGGTCTATAA